From the Manihot esculenta cultivar AM560-2 chromosome 3, M.esculenta_v8, whole genome shotgun sequence genome, one window contains:
- the LOC110611948 gene encoding BTB/POZ and MATH domain-containing protein 2: MGTVRVSTGDLSKPSSTSSSPFPTTTSTSRTETINGSHEFKIGGYSLSKGVGIGKYIASDTFFVGGYAWAVYFYPDGKSAEDNAAYVSLFIALASEGTDVRALFELSLMDQSGKENHKVHTHFGRALESGPYTLKYRGSMWGYKRFFKRTQLETSDYLKDDTLVIRCCVGVVKSQTEGPKTYTIAVPPSDIGQQFGRLLESGRGTDVKFEVDGEVYAAHKLVLAARSPVFRAQLFGPMKDQNTRCIKVEDIEVPVFKALLHFIYWDALPDVEELVCLNSKWASTLMAQHLLAAADRYALERLRLLCEAKLCEDIAINTVATTLALAEQHQCLQLKSVCLKFIALPENLKAVMQTDGFEYLKESCPFVITELLQYVARIGEHSVISCGHGNESLDGNMNGRRVKQRLH; the protein is encoded by the exons ATGGGCACAGTCAGGGTTAGCACCGGGGACCTTTCCAAACCCTCATCTACCTCCTCCTCCCCTTTCCCAACAACCACTTCCACCTCTCGCACTGAGACAATAAATGGATCTCATGAGTTCAAAATCGGTGGCTACTCTCTATCGAAGGGCGTCGGAATCGGAAAGTACATAGCATCGGATACGTTCTTTGTTGGTGGATACGCGTGGGCAGTCTACTTTTACCCTGACGGAAAGAGCGCTGAAGATAACGCCGCTTATGTGTCCTTATTTATAGCCCTCGCAAGCGAGGGTACCGATGTTAGGGCATTGTTTGAGCTCTCGCTTATGGATCAGAGTGGAAAAGAAAACCATAAGGTCCATACCCATTTTGGAAGAGCTCTTGAGAGTGGACCTTACACACTGAAATATCGCGGCAGTATGTG GGGTTATAAACGATTTTTTAAGAGGACTCAACTGGAGACATCAGACTATCTCAAAGATGATACCTTGGTAATTCGCTGTTGTGTTGGTGTAGTTAAATCCCAGACCGAGGGACCAAAGACCTATACCATTGCAGTGCCACCCTCTGATATCGGTCAGCAATTTGGAAGGCTTTTAGAAAGTGGAAGGGGTACTGATGTAAAATTTGAAGTTGATGGGGAAGTATATGCTGCTCACAAGTTGGTTCTTGCAGCACGTTCACCTGTGTTTAGAGCACAGCTTTTTGGTCCAATGAAGGATCAAAACACTCGATGCATAAAAGTTGAAGACATTGAAGTTCCAGTTTTTAAG GCATTGCTCCATTTTATTTACTGGGATGCCCTACCAGATGTGGAAGAGCTTGTTTGCCTGAACTCTAAATGGGCTTCTACACTGATGGCTCAGCATCTGCTTGCAGCAGCAGACCGTTATGCTCTTGAGAGGCTCAGATTGCTCTGCGAGGCTAAACTTTGTGAAGATATTGCCATAAACACTGTTGCAACAACACTTGCATTGGCAGAGCAGCATCAGTGTCTCCAACTAAAATCTGTCTGTCTCAAATTTATTGCGCTGCCTGAAAATTTGAAAG CTGTGATGCAGACAGATGGATTTGAATATTTAAAGGAAAGTTGTCCTTTTGTCATCACGGAACTTCTACAATATGTGGCTAGAATTGGTGAGCATTCTGTCATCTCTTGTGGGCATGGAAATGAAAGCTTAGATGGCAATATGAATGGAAGGCGAGTGAAGCAAAGGTTACATTGA
- the LOC110611394 gene encoding mitogen-activated protein kinase 15 isoform X1, with protein sequence MQPDQRKKSSVDVDFFTQYGEGSRYRIEEVIGKGSYGVVCSAYDTHIGEKVAIKKINDIFEHVSDATRILREIKLLRLLRHPDIVEIKHILLPPSRREFKDIYVVFELMESDLHQVIKANDDLTPEHYQFFLYQLLRGLKYIHTANVFHRDLKPKNILANADCKLKICDFGLARVAFNDTPTAIFWTDYVATRWYRAPELCGSFFSKYTPAIDIWSIGCIFAELLTGKPLFPGKNVVHQLDLMTDLLGTPSAEAIARSFAKVIILYHKVRNEKARRYLSSMRKKKSIPFSHKFPNADPLALRLLEKMLAFEPKDRPTAEEALANPYFKGLAKVEREPSAQPVTKMEFEFERRRITKEDVRELIYREILEYHPKMLKEYLEGSEPTGFMYPSAVDHFKKQFAYLEEHYGNGATAAPPERQHASLPRPCVLYSNNTVQNSAEVTNDLSKCSIKDTEKPRMDHSGGIPMTRLPLQVPQIIQAGAARPGKVVGSAMRYNNCGVAVTAEALDQRRIVRNPAISNQYTASNCSYPRRNPVCKSERGEDEGEGSNGLQPKPQYMARKVAAAQGGPGNHWY encoded by the exons ATGCAGCCTGATCAACGAAAGAAG TCATCTGTTGATGTAGATTTTTTCACACAATATGGGGAGGGGAGCAGGTACAGAATAGAGGAAGTAATTGGTAAAGGAAGCTATGGTGTTGTTTGTTCTGCTTATGATACACATATCGGAGAAAAGGTTGCTATCAAGAAAATAAATGACATCTTTGAACATGTTTCTGATGCCACCCGCATACTTCGAGAGATTAAACTTCTCAGGCTCCTGCGTCATCCCGATATAGTGGAGATCAAGCATATTTTGTTGCCTCCTTCCAGAAGGGAATTTAAGGACATTTATGTTGTCTTTGAGTTGATGGAATCTGATTTACACCAAGTTATTAAAGCAAATGATGATTTAACTCCTGAACATTATCAATTCTTTCTTTATCAACTTCTCAGAGGCCTGAAATACATACACACAG CCAATGTCTTTCATCGGGATCTAAAACCGAAAAATATCTTAGCAAATGCTGACTGCAAGCTGAAAATCTGTGACTTTGGGCTTGCAAGAGTAGCATTTAATGATACCCCAACAGCCATTTTCTGGACA GACTATGTGGCAACCAGGTGGTATAGGGCTCCTGAACTGTGTGGATCATTTTTCTCAAAG tatACACCAGCAATAGACATATGGAGCATTGGATGCATCTTTGCTGAACTTTTGACAGGGAAACCTCTTTTCCCTGGGAAAAACGTTGTCCATCAACTGGATCTAATGACCGATTTGTTGGGAACACCATCAGCTGAAGCCATTGCTAGG TCTTTTGCTAAAGTAATAATATTATACCACAAGGTGCGTAATGAGAAAGCTCGAAGATACTTAAGCAGCATGCGGAAGAAGAAGTCTATTCCTTTCTCCCATAAGTTTCCTAATGCAGATCCCCTTGCACTTCGTTTATTGGAAAAAATGTTGGCATTTGAACCCAAGGATCGACCGACTGCTGAAGAG GCTCTTGCGAATCCATATTTTAAGGGTTTGGCCAAAGTCGAGAGAGAGCCTTCTGCTCAACCAGTTACTAAGATGGAATTTGAATTTGAGAGACGAAGGATAACAAAGGAAGATGTACGAGAGCTCATTTACAGAGAAATTCTTGAGTACCACCCTAAAATGTTGAAAGAATACTTAGAAGGTTCAGAGCCAACAGGGTTCATGTATCCAAG TGCTGTTGACCATTTTAAGAAGCAATTCGCTTACCTTGAGGAACACTATGGAAATGGTGCAACTGCTGCTCCACCCGAGAGGCAGCACGCATCCTTGCCCAG GCCATGCGTGTTATATTCAAATAATACAGTACAGAATTCGGCGGAAGTAACAAATGATCTTTCCAAATGCTCTATCAAAGATACTGAGAAGCCACGTATGGACCATAGTGGTGGGATCCCAATGACAAGGCTCCCTCTTCAAGTTCCTCAAATTATCCAAG CAGGTGCTGCAAGACCTGGGAAAGTTGTTGGTTCAGCAATGCGATATAACAATTGTGGGGTTGCAGTAACAGCAGAAGCTCTTGATCAACGAAGAATAGTCAGGAATCCAGCTATTTCAAATCAATATACTGCTTCAAACTGTTCATATCCGAGAAGAAATCCAGTCTGTAAAAGTGAAAGGGGAGAAGATGAAGGTGAAGGCTCGAATGGATTGCAGCCAAAGCCTCAGTACATGGCCAGGAAAGTTGCAGCTGCTCAAGGTGGACCTGGGAATCACTGGTATTGA
- the LOC110611394 gene encoding mitogen-activated protein kinase 15 isoform X2 → MQPDQRKKSSVDVDFFTQYGEGSRYRIEEVIGKGSYGVVCSAYDTHIGEKVAIKKINDIFEHVSDATRILREIKLLRLLRHPDIVEIKHILLPPSRREFKDIYVVFELMESDLHQVIKANDDLTPEHYQFFLYQLLRGLKYIHTANVFHRDLKPKNILANADCKLKICDFGLARVAFNDTPTAIFWTDYVATRWYRAPELCGSFFSKYTPAIDIWSIGCIFAELLTGKPLFPGKNVVHQLDLMTDLLGTPSAEAIARSFAKVIILYHKVRNEKARRYLSSMRKKKSIPFSHKFPNADPLALRLLEKMLAFEPKDRPTAEEALANPYFKGLAKVEREPSAQPVTKMEFEFERRRITKEDVRELIYREILEYHPKMLKEYLEGSEPTGFMYPSAVDHFKKQFAYLEEHYGNGATAAPPERQHASLPRPCVLYSNNTVQNSAEVTNDLSKCSIKDTEKPRMDHSGGIPMTRLPLQVPQIIQGAARPGKVVGSAMRYNNCGVAVTAEALDQRRIVRNPAISNQYTASNCSYPRRNPVCKSERGEDEGEGSNGLQPKPQYMARKVAAAQGGPGNHWY, encoded by the exons ATGCAGCCTGATCAACGAAAGAAG TCATCTGTTGATGTAGATTTTTTCACACAATATGGGGAGGGGAGCAGGTACAGAATAGAGGAAGTAATTGGTAAAGGAAGCTATGGTGTTGTTTGTTCTGCTTATGATACACATATCGGAGAAAAGGTTGCTATCAAGAAAATAAATGACATCTTTGAACATGTTTCTGATGCCACCCGCATACTTCGAGAGATTAAACTTCTCAGGCTCCTGCGTCATCCCGATATAGTGGAGATCAAGCATATTTTGTTGCCTCCTTCCAGAAGGGAATTTAAGGACATTTATGTTGTCTTTGAGTTGATGGAATCTGATTTACACCAAGTTATTAAAGCAAATGATGATTTAACTCCTGAACATTATCAATTCTTTCTTTATCAACTTCTCAGAGGCCTGAAATACATACACACAG CCAATGTCTTTCATCGGGATCTAAAACCGAAAAATATCTTAGCAAATGCTGACTGCAAGCTGAAAATCTGTGACTTTGGGCTTGCAAGAGTAGCATTTAATGATACCCCAACAGCCATTTTCTGGACA GACTATGTGGCAACCAGGTGGTATAGGGCTCCTGAACTGTGTGGATCATTTTTCTCAAAG tatACACCAGCAATAGACATATGGAGCATTGGATGCATCTTTGCTGAACTTTTGACAGGGAAACCTCTTTTCCCTGGGAAAAACGTTGTCCATCAACTGGATCTAATGACCGATTTGTTGGGAACACCATCAGCTGAAGCCATTGCTAGG TCTTTTGCTAAAGTAATAATATTATACCACAAGGTGCGTAATGAGAAAGCTCGAAGATACTTAAGCAGCATGCGGAAGAAGAAGTCTATTCCTTTCTCCCATAAGTTTCCTAATGCAGATCCCCTTGCACTTCGTTTATTGGAAAAAATGTTGGCATTTGAACCCAAGGATCGACCGACTGCTGAAGAG GCTCTTGCGAATCCATATTTTAAGGGTTTGGCCAAAGTCGAGAGAGAGCCTTCTGCTCAACCAGTTACTAAGATGGAATTTGAATTTGAGAGACGAAGGATAACAAAGGAAGATGTACGAGAGCTCATTTACAGAGAAATTCTTGAGTACCACCCTAAAATGTTGAAAGAATACTTAGAAGGTTCAGAGCCAACAGGGTTCATGTATCCAAG TGCTGTTGACCATTTTAAGAAGCAATTCGCTTACCTTGAGGAACACTATGGAAATGGTGCAACTGCTGCTCCACCCGAGAGGCAGCACGCATCCTTGCCCAG GCCATGCGTGTTATATTCAAATAATACAGTACAGAATTCGGCGGAAGTAACAAATGATCTTTCCAAATGCTCTATCAAAGATACTGAGAAGCCACGTATGGACCATAGTGGTGGGATCCCAATGACAAGGCTCCCTCTTCAAGTTCCTCAAATTATCCAAG GTGCTGCAAGACCTGGGAAAGTTGTTGGTTCAGCAATGCGATATAACAATTGTGGGGTTGCAGTAACAGCAGAAGCTCTTGATCAACGAAGAATAGTCAGGAATCCAGCTATTTCAAATCAATATACTGCTTCAAACTGTTCATATCCGAGAAGAAATCCAGTCTGTAAAAGTGAAAGGGGAGAAGATGAAGGTGAAGGCTCGAATGGATTGCAGCCAAAGCCTCAGTACATGGCCAGGAAAGTTGCAGCTGCTCAAGGTGGACCTGGGAATCACTGGTATTGA
- the LOC110610450 gene encoding endo-1,3;1,4-beta-D-glucanase translates to MSSSQCFENPPKLNPSCGSGTVQEFGGLKTYVTGPPDSTLSILLISDIFGYEAPILRKLADKVAAAGFFVVVPDFFYGDPVDLDNPQFDRDAWRKVHSTDKGYEDAKPVIAALRSKGLSSIGAAGFCWGGKVVVKLASSDDIKAAVVLHPGRLTIDEINEVKVPIAFLGAEFDHASPPEQLKEFGEILSKKSESESSVKIFPGVSHGWTVRYNIDDESAVKSAEEAHCDMLNWFTKYVK, encoded by the exons ATGTCAAGCTCTCAGTGCTTTGAGAACCCACCAAAGCTGAACCCCTCTTGTGGCTCAGGCACAGTTCAAGAGTTTGGTGGCCTCAAAACCTATGTCACTGGTCCTCCAGATTCCACACTTTCCATCCTTCTCATTTCTGATATTTTTG GGTATGAAGCTCCAATATTGAG GAAGCTTGCAGACAAAGTTGCAGCTGCTGGATTCTTTGTAGTGGTTCCTGATTTTTTCTATGGCGATCCTGTTGACTTAGATAATCCTCAATTTGATCGAGACGCATGGAGAAAAGTTCACAGCACA GACAAAGGATATGAGGATGCTAAACCAGTAATTGCTGCTTTAAGAAGTAAAGGGTTGTCTTCCATTGGTGCTGCAGGTTTCTGCTGGGGAG GGAAGGTAGTAGTGAAACTAGCAAGCTCTGATGACATTAAGGCTGCAGTTGTGCTGCATCCTGGTCGGCTCACCATTGATGAAATTAACG AGGTGAAAGTTCCAATTGCATTTTTGGGTGCTGAGTTCGACCATGCTTCACCACCAGAGCAGCTGAAAGAGTTTGGAGAAATTTTGTCCAAAAAATCTGAG TCTGAAAGCAGTGTGAAAATATTCCCAGGTGTGAGCCATGGATGGACAGTGAGGTACAATATTGATGATGAATCAGCTGTGAAGAGTGCTGAAGAGGCTCATTGTGACATGTTAAATTGGTTCACTAAATATGTCAAGTAA
- the LOC110611394 gene encoding mitogen-activated protein kinase 15 isoform X3, translated as MQPDQRKKSSVDVDFFTQYGEGSRYRIEEVIGKGSYGVVCSAYDTHIGEKVAIKKINDIFEHVSDATRILREIKLLRLLRHPDIVEIKHILLPPSRREFKDIYVVFELMESDLHQVIKANDDLTPEHYQFFLYQLLRGLKYIHTANVFHRDLKPKNILANADCKLKICDFGLARVAFNDTPTAIFWTDYVATRWYRAPELCGSFFSKYTPAIDIWSIGCIFAELLTGKPLFPGKNVVHQLDLMTDLLGTPSAEAIARVRNEKARRYLSSMRKKKSIPFSHKFPNADPLALRLLEKMLAFEPKDRPTAEEALANPYFKGLAKVEREPSAQPVTKMEFEFERRRITKEDVRELIYREILEYHPKMLKEYLEGSEPTGFMYPSAVDHFKKQFAYLEEHYGNGATAAPPERQHASLPRPCVLYSNNTVQNSAEVTNDLSKCSIKDTEKPRMDHSGGIPMTRLPLQVPQIIQAGAARPGKVVGSAMRYNNCGVAVTAEALDQRRIVRNPAISNQYTASNCSYPRRNPVCKSERGEDEGEGSNGLQPKPQYMARKVAAAQGGPGNHWY; from the exons ATGCAGCCTGATCAACGAAAGAAG TCATCTGTTGATGTAGATTTTTTCACACAATATGGGGAGGGGAGCAGGTACAGAATAGAGGAAGTAATTGGTAAAGGAAGCTATGGTGTTGTTTGTTCTGCTTATGATACACATATCGGAGAAAAGGTTGCTATCAAGAAAATAAATGACATCTTTGAACATGTTTCTGATGCCACCCGCATACTTCGAGAGATTAAACTTCTCAGGCTCCTGCGTCATCCCGATATAGTGGAGATCAAGCATATTTTGTTGCCTCCTTCCAGAAGGGAATTTAAGGACATTTATGTTGTCTTTGAGTTGATGGAATCTGATTTACACCAAGTTATTAAAGCAAATGATGATTTAACTCCTGAACATTATCAATTCTTTCTTTATCAACTTCTCAGAGGCCTGAAATACATACACACAG CCAATGTCTTTCATCGGGATCTAAAACCGAAAAATATCTTAGCAAATGCTGACTGCAAGCTGAAAATCTGTGACTTTGGGCTTGCAAGAGTAGCATTTAATGATACCCCAACAGCCATTTTCTGGACA GACTATGTGGCAACCAGGTGGTATAGGGCTCCTGAACTGTGTGGATCATTTTTCTCAAAG tatACACCAGCAATAGACATATGGAGCATTGGATGCATCTTTGCTGAACTTTTGACAGGGAAACCTCTTTTCCCTGGGAAAAACGTTGTCCATCAACTGGATCTAATGACCGATTTGTTGGGAACACCATCAGCTGAAGCCATTGCTAGG GTGCGTAATGAGAAAGCTCGAAGATACTTAAGCAGCATGCGGAAGAAGAAGTCTATTCCTTTCTCCCATAAGTTTCCTAATGCAGATCCCCTTGCACTTCGTTTATTGGAAAAAATGTTGGCATTTGAACCCAAGGATCGACCGACTGCTGAAGAG GCTCTTGCGAATCCATATTTTAAGGGTTTGGCCAAAGTCGAGAGAGAGCCTTCTGCTCAACCAGTTACTAAGATGGAATTTGAATTTGAGAGACGAAGGATAACAAAGGAAGATGTACGAGAGCTCATTTACAGAGAAATTCTTGAGTACCACCCTAAAATGTTGAAAGAATACTTAGAAGGTTCAGAGCCAACAGGGTTCATGTATCCAAG TGCTGTTGACCATTTTAAGAAGCAATTCGCTTACCTTGAGGAACACTATGGAAATGGTGCAACTGCTGCTCCACCCGAGAGGCAGCACGCATCCTTGCCCAG GCCATGCGTGTTATATTCAAATAATACAGTACAGAATTCGGCGGAAGTAACAAATGATCTTTCCAAATGCTCTATCAAAGATACTGAGAAGCCACGTATGGACCATAGTGGTGGGATCCCAATGACAAGGCTCCCTCTTCAAGTTCCTCAAATTATCCAAG CAGGTGCTGCAAGACCTGGGAAAGTTGTTGGTTCAGCAATGCGATATAACAATTGTGGGGTTGCAGTAACAGCAGAAGCTCTTGATCAACGAAGAATAGTCAGGAATCCAGCTATTTCAAATCAATATACTGCTTCAAACTGTTCATATCCGAGAAGAAATCCAGTCTGTAAAAGTGAAAGGGGAGAAGATGAAGGTGAAGGCTCGAATGGATTGCAGCCAAAGCCTCAGTACATGGCCAGGAAAGTTGCAGCTGCTCAAGGTGGACCTGGGAATCACTGGTATTGA
- the LOC110611394 gene encoding mitogen-activated protein kinase 15 isoform X4: MQPDQRKKSSVDVDFFTQYGEGSRYRIEEVIGKGSYGVVCSAYDTHIGEKVAIKKINDIFEHVSDATRILREIKLLRLLRHPDIVEIKHILLPPSRREFKDIYVVFELMESDLHQVIKANDDLTPEHYQFFLYQLLRGLKYIHTANVFHRDLKPKNILANADCKLKICDFGLARVAFNDTPTAIFWTDYVATRWYRAPELCGSFFSKYTPAIDIWSIGCIFAELLTGKPLFPGKNVVHQLDLMTDLLGTPSAEAIARVRNEKARRYLSSMRKKKSIPFSHKFPNADPLALRLLEKMLAFEPKDRPTAEEALANPYFKGLAKVEREPSAQPVTKMEFEFERRRITKEDVRELIYREILEYHPKMLKEYLEGSEPTGFMYPSAVDHFKKQFAYLEEHYGNGATAAPPERQHASLPRPCVLYSNNTVQNSAEVTNDLSKCSIKDTEKPRMDHSGGIPMTRLPLQVPQIIQGAARPGKVVGSAMRYNNCGVAVTAEALDQRRIVRNPAISNQYTASNCSYPRRNPVCKSERGEDEGEGSNGLQPKPQYMARKVAAAQGGPGNHWY, from the exons ATGCAGCCTGATCAACGAAAGAAG TCATCTGTTGATGTAGATTTTTTCACACAATATGGGGAGGGGAGCAGGTACAGAATAGAGGAAGTAATTGGTAAAGGAAGCTATGGTGTTGTTTGTTCTGCTTATGATACACATATCGGAGAAAAGGTTGCTATCAAGAAAATAAATGACATCTTTGAACATGTTTCTGATGCCACCCGCATACTTCGAGAGATTAAACTTCTCAGGCTCCTGCGTCATCCCGATATAGTGGAGATCAAGCATATTTTGTTGCCTCCTTCCAGAAGGGAATTTAAGGACATTTATGTTGTCTTTGAGTTGATGGAATCTGATTTACACCAAGTTATTAAAGCAAATGATGATTTAACTCCTGAACATTATCAATTCTTTCTTTATCAACTTCTCAGAGGCCTGAAATACATACACACAG CCAATGTCTTTCATCGGGATCTAAAACCGAAAAATATCTTAGCAAATGCTGACTGCAAGCTGAAAATCTGTGACTTTGGGCTTGCAAGAGTAGCATTTAATGATACCCCAACAGCCATTTTCTGGACA GACTATGTGGCAACCAGGTGGTATAGGGCTCCTGAACTGTGTGGATCATTTTTCTCAAAG tatACACCAGCAATAGACATATGGAGCATTGGATGCATCTTTGCTGAACTTTTGACAGGGAAACCTCTTTTCCCTGGGAAAAACGTTGTCCATCAACTGGATCTAATGACCGATTTGTTGGGAACACCATCAGCTGAAGCCATTGCTAGG GTGCGTAATGAGAAAGCTCGAAGATACTTAAGCAGCATGCGGAAGAAGAAGTCTATTCCTTTCTCCCATAAGTTTCCTAATGCAGATCCCCTTGCACTTCGTTTATTGGAAAAAATGTTGGCATTTGAACCCAAGGATCGACCGACTGCTGAAGAG GCTCTTGCGAATCCATATTTTAAGGGTTTGGCCAAAGTCGAGAGAGAGCCTTCTGCTCAACCAGTTACTAAGATGGAATTTGAATTTGAGAGACGAAGGATAACAAAGGAAGATGTACGAGAGCTCATTTACAGAGAAATTCTTGAGTACCACCCTAAAATGTTGAAAGAATACTTAGAAGGTTCAGAGCCAACAGGGTTCATGTATCCAAG TGCTGTTGACCATTTTAAGAAGCAATTCGCTTACCTTGAGGAACACTATGGAAATGGTGCAACTGCTGCTCCACCCGAGAGGCAGCACGCATCCTTGCCCAG GCCATGCGTGTTATATTCAAATAATACAGTACAGAATTCGGCGGAAGTAACAAATGATCTTTCCAAATGCTCTATCAAAGATACTGAGAAGCCACGTATGGACCATAGTGGTGGGATCCCAATGACAAGGCTCCCTCTTCAAGTTCCTCAAATTATCCAAG GTGCTGCAAGACCTGGGAAAGTTGTTGGTTCAGCAATGCGATATAACAATTGTGGGGTTGCAGTAACAGCAGAAGCTCTTGATCAACGAAGAATAGTCAGGAATCCAGCTATTTCAAATCAATATACTGCTTCAAACTGTTCATATCCGAGAAGAAATCCAGTCTGTAAAAGTGAAAGGGGAGAAGATGAAGGTGAAGGCTCGAATGGATTGCAGCCAAAGCCTCAGTACATGGCCAGGAAAGTTGCAGCTGCTCAAGGTGGACCTGGGAATCACTGGTATTGA
- the LOC110611949 gene encoding guanylate kinase 3, chloroplastic, producing the protein MFRKICFSFSRSANLHSSFFHIHTPGSQISHRPSSRLFTCNRFSTSYTKMGDTHKPKSTIPQLDKATKPELLRALETSLGSSFSRDPICPPPNPLVIVISGPSGVGKDAVIRKLREGRENLHFVVTATSRPMRPGEVDGKDYYFVSKEEFLSMVEKNELLEYALVYGDYKGIPKKHIREYMGKGYDIVLRVDIQGAQTLRKILGNSAVFIFLVAENELELVERLIDRKTETAEALLVRIATAREEVQHAKHFDYVVVNGEGKLDNAVKLVESIIDAEKAKEKWGNWPEAGALAGLFAH; encoded by the exons ATGTTTCGCAAAATCTGCTTCTCTTTCTCCCGCTCTGCTAATCTCCACTCCTCATTCTTTCACATCCATACCCCCGGCTCCCAAATCTCTCACAGGCCAAGTTCTCGCCTTTTCACTTGTAACAGATTCTCTACGTCTTATACCAAAATGGGCGATACTCATAAACCCAAATCCACCATCCCACAACTTGATAAGGCAACTAAACCCGAATTGCTCCGTGCCCTGGAAACCTCTTTGGGCTCCTCATTCAGCAGAGACCCCATTTGCCCACCACCGAATCCTTTAGTCATTGTAATTAGCGGCCCTAGTGGGGTTGGCAAAGATGCCGTTATCAGGAAATTAAGAGAAGGGCGAGAAAATCTGCATTTTGTTGTAACTGCGACTAGTAGGCCAATGCGGCCGGGCGAGGTTGATGGTAAGGACTATTATTTTGTGTCGAAGGAGGAGTTTTTATCAATGGTGGAAAAAAATGAGCTGTTAGAATATGCACTTGTATACGGTGATTATAAAGGGATACCAAAAAAGCATATTAGGGAGTATATGGGAAAAGGGTATGATATTGTGTTGAGGGTAGATATACAGGGAGCACAGACATTGAGGAAGATATTGGGGAATTCTGCCGTGTTTATATTTCTGGTAGCGGAAAATGAGTTGGAGCTTGTGGAGAGGCTTATTGATAGGAAGACGGAGACAGCAGAGGCGTTGCTTGTGAGGATTGCCACCGCCAGAGAGGAGGTTCAGCACGCCAAGCATTTTGATTATGTAGTGGTAAATGGTGAAGGGAAGTTGGATAATGCGGTGAAGCTGGTGGAATCAATTATTGATGCTGAGAAGGCAAAG GAGAAATGGGGTAATTGGCCTGAGGCGGGAGCATTAGCCGGGCTGTTTGCTCATTAG
- the LOC110612275 gene encoding endo-1,3;1,4-beta-D-glucanase, giving the protein MSGPQCCSNPPVLDPASGAGHVEKVGGLNSYVTGPSDSNSAIFLISDAFGYEAPSFRKLADKIAAAGFYVVVPDFFYGDPYSPDNAEKTIHVWLQEHGTDKGFDDAKAVVQALKSKGVSAIGAAGFCWGAKVVVQLAKPEFIQAAGLLHPSLVTVDDIREVKVPISILAAENDQISPPALVKQFEEILTAKAEVDYHVKIFPKVAHGWTVRYNVEDETAVECADEAHGNLLDWFTKHVNNNK; this is encoded by the exons atgtcaGGACCTCAGTGCTGCTCCAACCCACCAGTTTTGGATCCAGCCAGCGGAGCAGGTCACGTTGAGAAAGTGGGCGGCCTCAACTCCTATGTCACTGGCCCTTCTGACTCCAACTCCGCCATTTTTCTTATCTCTGATGCTTTTG GATACGAAGCTCCTTCGTTCAG GAAGTTAGCAGACAAGATTGCAGCTGCTGGATTCTATGTTGTAGTTCCTGACTTCTTCTATGGCGATCCTTATTCCCCTGATAATGCTGAGAAGACCATACATGTTTGGTTACAGGAGCATGGAACG GATAAGGGATTTGACGATGCCAAAGCTGTTGTTCAAGCTCTGAAGAGTAAAGGTGTATCTGCAATTGGAGCTGCAGGCTTTTGTTGGGGTG CCAAGGTGGTGGTTCAACTAGctaaacctgagttcatccaagcTGCTGGGCTGCTGCATCCTTCTTTGGTGACTGTAGATGATATCAGGG AGGTTAAGGTTCCTATTTCAATACTAGCAGCCGAGAATGACCAAATTTCCCCACCAGCACTCGTGAAACAATTTGAAGAGATCCTAACTGCTAAAGCTGAG GTTGACTACCATGTGAAGATATTTCCCAAGGTGGCTCATGGGTGGACAGTGAGATATAATGTTGAAGATGAAACTGCTGTGGAATGCGCAGACGAAGCCCATGGAAACTTGTTGGATTGGTTCACCAAGCATGTTAACAATAATAAGTAG